In Cheilinus undulatus linkage group 14, ASM1832078v1, whole genome shotgun sequence, the genomic stretch GCTGGGTGTCTGACTCTTAAAGTTGTACAACTTAACTCGACATTCAAAAGCTGCTCTGCTGCTACATCCCTGCACACACAATCCAACCTCCACCCCTCTGACAAACACAACATGTTGTATCAGCAAGTGGCGCAGACGTTCTCTCTTCTCTGGCTTACATGGAAAattttttacagtgcattttgcatgttaaaaTTGCTGATAATGGTGTAAAAATCATGTGAAATTATGCTTTTAcatatttgagtttttaaaaagacataaaattaAAGGGGTCTGTAGAGTTTTGACCATAAATAGCTAAAGAGAGCCAAGCAATTTTTAGTATGTTTAtgttagggctgtcaaaagattaaaacatttaattgcTTTTAATCTCAAGATTTCTGTAGTTCATTGTGATTTATTGCACCCTTTCATTGCAATTTAAAATTctattatgcatttttttttaaattctgtcatttgggtcttaaactaagggtaactgactttgTGTTTGTATACAGGCCTACTTAAATAGGTAGACTAAAGTTTATGGTATGACGCTGACcaggaaaaggaacttgttatggattgtaAAAGGAATACAGGGACAGTAAAATATTAGATTTTCAATACCACATGGTGAAAaagacttttgacttgtccgcTGAGCTGTCTGAAAATTTGTACAGgcaaaatgagacatttaggagcagaggtggactatttttacatcactgtggctgcagtgaGACAATGACATGCCTTAACCAAACTGTGATGAAAGGAACAACAAAACATAAGATTAATCGCAATTTTAAAACTGAGCACGCTAATTGTGGATCATAGTTAATTGCGATTAATGCATTTAATCTTGACAACCCTAGTTATATTGTGCTAATGCACACATGCAAAGATTCATATCAGACTATCTTTTTTTACTTAAATGGGAAGCAGTAGATAAAAGTGGATGCAGCGTCTTTAGAGCGAAAGAAGACACTGAGATGTAAACAAGACTtaggtttttaaaaagatagCCTGAAAAGCTTGTTTTTAAGCATGGAAACCCTTCAGTAACTTCTTGTTTCACCTCAAGGATGCAAACATGAGCTTTAGTGAGAAACActacaaataatttttttttttttttaagttaaccaaaaaacaaaatcccCCAGAGCACCTTTAAGAAAgcataatatttcaaattcatccATTTAAACCCATCCTTGTCTCACTTTTTCCAGACTCGATTTGTTTTGTTACATTTCATCTCATTAAGTTGTCTTTCCCCCCTGATTTACAGCTCTTTACTTATCAAGCCATGCTTGCTTCAACTTGTTCTGCAATCCACTAAACCTGCAGATAAGTGAGGTTATTTTCCCCTTAATACcaaacctttattttctttgcccATTCTGTCTCATAATGATCATCAACTTCTCTCTTAAAACCATTTGCAATTTGACCTCCACCCCCCTCTCTACAGATGATGAGATTATGTTACTTCCTCTGTAGTAATCAGGATGTGTGTTCATCCAGCAGGACTGCAGAAGAGCAGAGCCTTCAACTAAACATTTgtcaaaaagaaaaccaaataCAAATCTCCCTCAGTGTAAGAGACCTTTTCTCAGCATACTGCAGGTAAACTAACTGTTCCATAAAACATTCATTATCACCTTTAAATGTCAATTAGACAAGTGAACAGCTCTCTAAAGATAATATCTTTTCCCTTTAGGCTTCATCTAGGCACTTAAAGAATATTATTCCTGTACAGAAATAAATCAtgcattgttttgttgtttttttttctccttatcaGGATTCAGATAACGTTAAGAAAGTAGATCTTTGGATTTGTAAACAGTATCCAGTTCCTCTTTCTGAATTGTCTGTGAAATGGTAGATACACAGTGCACATGGTAAAGGCCAGAAAGTCAGCATTCTTTGACTGTGAATCAGTATCTCCAACACTTCACGTGTgtcttctgtttctctctggGGCCTTATGTGAGTCTTTGGGTTTTTTAATCTGCTTTATATGCATGTTCATCTTTTGAAATTTGAGTTCCAGTGAGTCGTAACTCACACCAGGAAAAGAAGAATCATCATATCCAGGCTGCTTAGGCCAAACTGTAACATAGCGGACCTCGATGAAAGACTCATTTAACTGATGGGCCAACTCTGTCGTTGGCATCGCTCCCTTTGCGTTGAGCTCCTCCTGCTGTGGCACCCTACAATGGGGAAAACCCTCTCTCTGGCCTGCTGCCTTGATCCAGCTTTCTTGTCctcattcttttatttctttttcaaattctCTTTGTCTGATTTTGCTGCCTAGACTTCCTTGTCTCATTTGACTCATCTCAAGTAAGAGATTAAAGATCATTTCTCCCTTTTAAAGGTGTATAGGTTCCACTTATTGAAAGTTTAATTACAGGGCAACCAGGTGGCGTACATTGGATGTTGCGGAGGAGAAAGGTAATGCTGAGGTGGTGAAGGAGGGCAGGGGTAGACCGGCTGAACCTGCGCTACATAATAGTTGCTGAAGTTGCCATCTGAGACGTAAGGAGCTGGCTGGTAGAAACACGTGACGTTGGCAGCGTTGGGGATGGCGTTCTGCTCGGCCAGCACCCGCAGTGCCAACGACGAGATGAGACTGAGCGTTTGACGCCTTTCGTGGCCCATCAGGCACACCGTACTCTCCTGCACCACGTCATACAGCGTGGCCAGGTAGTCGTACTTCCTGTCCTCCAAGTCTACAAAGTGGTTCTGCAGGTAAGACTCAAGCTTCCTCCTCTGCTCGCTCACGTCGGGGAAGTCTATGAAAAAGCGCGAGCACATGTAGCGCTGCAGCAGTTTCATCTCATTGTCCGAAGCTGCACGGAAACCCCGCACCAGGAGGTGGCAGTATTTCAGCAAACCTCCGCCTCGGATCTCCTCCGGGCTTCTCGTGCAGATGAGGCGCTTGCGCAGGTGATCCAGGGCGGTTGGGAAGTCGCCGTAAACGCTCTCCCCGAGTATTGTGGGGTGGAACGTGGCAGCCATGGGATGCTCCGAGCACTCgtagaagaggaggagagagtcCAGGCGGATCTGAAAGGAGTCCACACTGAACTCAAACTGCCGTCGAAGGGAGTCCACGAACTTGAGCTCTACGTTCTTGCCGCGGTTGTTAGAGAGCGAGATGAGGCTCCAGCGATCAGAGTCATTGCACACCTTTACCATCTTCTGCACATAGGCCTCCTGTAAACACATGCAACAGCAGGCATCAATAAAGAATTTGTCAACTTTTAAGTCAATAAAACTTgccaaaagacaaaatattccattaaaggagcatttctacttttatttctattagGCTACTTCTGTAAGAAAATGCagggttgtttttttccagcacACAGAGGCCCACAACCTTCTCTGTGTCTGCCTCCTCTTCAATTCCTCCTTTCACAGCTGTGGCATATCGCTTTCTTACCAGGAAACTACAACAATTATTTTCTTTCTACTTGTTCCAGTAATAAAACTTAAGAACAGATATCCTCAATCATGTTGATGTCTGGTTGTTCTATGCTAAACTTGAAGATCTTCCAGATAAAATGTATTTAGACAGCTTATTTTGGGCATGGGTCTGGTCTCTGGACACTAATGTTATTTGCATCAgataaaaatctcattttggTGTGTTACTCGTGATGTTTTGCAAATCACATCTGTTGGTGGGCCATTAGCAGCCCGGGTAGTCCTCGGTATCTAGGTAACTGAGGGCCGACTTATTAATGTGGATCCGACTCCAATTGGATTAGACAGAATCCTCTTTGAATTAGAAACCGACCTTTTTACTATTTGAAGGCTTATATCTCTGTGTAGGTTGGATGAATTCAGGCCACATCTCAATCTTGTTTATGTAATCTTTCTCTCTGGGCATTTAAAAGTATCTGCAAACAAACGTGTGCTTTGACCTGTTGCGCACAAATCCAGAAGTACGGGTACTTAAGTTGGGCATGTGGAATAAATGTTGGCAGCATTTTCACATTCTAAAAGTTTGACATTAAATgtcatttctgctttttaaatcatg encodes the following:
- the LOC121521206 gene encoding terminal nucleotidyltransferase 5A-like, producing MQEGVECAAADSCSDGESISLSVLNWEQVQRLDTILTGSIPIHGRWSFPTLEVKPRDIVKVVRSRMEEKRIHVREVRLNGSAASHVLHEDSGLGWKDLDLIFCAELKGEMEFQIVKDIVLDSLLDFLPEGVNKEKITPVTLKEAYVQKMVKVCNDSDRWSLISLSNNRGKNVELKFVDSLRRQFEFSVDSFQIRLDSLLLFYECSEHPMAATFHPTILGESVYGDFPTALDHLRKRLICTRSPEEIRGGGLLKYCHLLVRGFRAASDNEMKLLQRYMCSRFFIDFPDVSEQRRKLESYLQNHFVDLEDRKYDYLATLYDVVQESTVCLMGHERRQTLSLISSLALRVLAEQNAIPNAANVTCFYQPAPYVSDGNFSNYYVAQVQPVYPCPPSPPQHYLSPPQHPMYATWLPCN